The following nucleotide sequence is from Triticum dicoccoides isolate Atlit2015 ecotype Zavitan chromosome 7B, WEW_v2.0, whole genome shotgun sequence.
CTCTTGGATGAAGGCCCAAGTGTTGATCTTGCCATCATATGTGATATCTCCATCGTCATTGCATCTTGGCTTGGCCACAACAGTGAGAAACATGACTTTCCAAATGCTATTCTTATTCTGCATGGTGCACACAGGTTTAGGTTCTTCTTGTAGTAAATAGTAGGTGTTCTTCTCTCTTGTCATATCATACCACTTCCCATCGGATATAGGCCATGTATGTCATTGTCTTGAAAAGAGGATGGGGAGTTGAGATCTAATGCTCATCGAGCATGGAGATGCAAAACTTTAATTTTGCAATTTTATTATCTGTCTTGAGGAAAGGTTTCACAGTACTAGTGATGCGCTTCATCTCACCCAACTGGAATCTCCCATGTAGGGTCGAACGGGAAACACCCAGAGACCTTGCTAGAGCTCGATCTGCCCTCCTTTTGTTGAGTAGGACTGTCGATATCCTCGACAGATCCAGATCTTTCCTCTTTCATCCACTTCTACCCTTCTTTATGTTTGAGGCATCTGCTTCTTGGCCTTCTACAAGCTATTGAATTGCTTCTAACCATATTCTTTCAATAATTCATACGCTTGTATTCAACAGGATTGCAATGAGCTGCTTGTCCTCTGGGCAAATATCTCCATGTCTGTTCTTGATTACTCTCAAAGCAAAATAAATACCAAACCTTTGTTCATTTGCCAGGTTTACTACATTTCTTCTTATTGCTTCCCCTTGACCAACTACTTCCTCCTGATGAATTGCTTCTTGAGGATCTCTTGGAGGACTGAAGTTGAGATCCTAGAACATCTCCTCTCTTGTTGAAAAGGAGTAAGAAGTCAACTAGCTATTACAAGTAGTACTAGATCATGAACATGAAAATGCAAACTTTGTCAAAAACTTAAAATACTTAAGACTTTGAAATTTTGATTTGATGCATGAGAACATTGATAAGTTTAAATGTTAAAAATGAATATTCCCTATACTGCAAGTTTAGCTGAATTTGACTAAATACAAGATCATTTAGGAGTACAAGAACATTTTTTAATTGAACTTATTTATAATTCGCAAAATATGTTTTGAAGTGAAACCCCTAAAAGCTCAAATTCCTTTGTTTGTTTAGGGCTTTGGTGATATATGCTACATTGTTGAAGTATGCATGTATAAACCAGTTTTATTCCATCACACATGCATTGTAATTATTGGACGTGTATGCATGACTAAGATTCCAACCGTAAAATCATCGACTCACATTCAACATGACATATTTGATTAGCAAGATAGGAAAATGGCAATGAGTTTAGGAGTACACAAACATTTTTAAttgatttttttcttcagaattcaTCATGCATTCCAACCAAAAATTCAGTTTGCAAAGTTAACTAAATTGACTAAGTTGCCAGCAAACTATACATTGGATTCGCTAGACTGAATTTCACAACACTGAATTCAGGGTCAACTGTCTAACAACAACACTTGACGGAACTTATGGAAAGTAAGTGTTTAAATTCGGTGTCAAGTGTTTaaattcagtttgtagcaatgaataaaaatgtcaagtatctaATTTAGTGTCAAGTGTCTAAATAGCAAGTGTCAACTGCACTTGACAGTTTGTAGCAACACTTGACTCAATTCAGTTGTAGCAATGCTTCATTTGTAAAACACCGAGTCAAGTTAAATTTAGTTTATTCAGTGGCAAGTTAACTTCAGTGGCAACCCTTTTCTTAGTTTTGGATTAAAATTATGTTATGTTCAGTGGCAAGTTAAATTCTAGAGTAAAATTCGGTGTCAAGAATTCTTGAGTAAATTTTTGTGCACATAATTTTTTTCATGGCAAGTGGCAAGTTAAATTCCGGAGTAAAATTTGGTTAAATTACCTGTTGCCTGGTCACCTTCTTGGTTTTGCATATCTTCATGATTTTTCTGATCCTCTTCCTCCCGCAAAGGAGTCAAATTCAATTCGGGCATATCTTCGAGCTGCAGCTTGGGGGTAGAGGCTCGCGCTGGAGAGGAGGAGCTGGAGCGCACTGGAGCTGATGTGTGCCAAGGCAGAAGGAGCTGGAGCATGCCTaggcagaggaggagcgcgactAAGCAACAGATCTACTGTGAGGGCGTGTTGGAGGAGTTATGGTGCCCGTTGGGAGGGCGCCCTGAGCTATGGGGAGGAGCCCGAGCTCGTTGGGAGGGCGTCACCTTGAGCTGCGAGAATGCTGCAGGGAGGAGCCCGAGCTGGGGGATGGGCAATCAGATTGAGATTTGAAATTAAAAGGGTTTGATTATAAAATTCATGTTTAGTATGTTGTCCCCTTACGACAGATACTTCAGGGCGGACGGAGTACGATGGATCAAGAGTATGTTTTGTCGCTGGTTCTCTTGATCCAATCTTTCTTGCAGTGCGAGGCGGCAACACAATGCCGCGCGAAAAGCCTTTACGTTTTCCAGCTTACGTGCTTCCCCGGCCTCCGTCATGCTCACCAAAGACAAGCTCCGCCTCGACAGTCTACTCTACCCGTTGGTGAGATCTGGCCTCCCAGTCAGCGGAGTGGACAGCACCACTAATGCCTCATAAGGGTTTAAATTCCTAGCTTTTTGTAGTTGTAGTATGTTTTTGGAtagtattttttattttattttatgttttaggAGATTTTTGGATGGTACAATCGTGGAATTGTGACACTTTCagtttagagcaactctagcagatcctGCAAAAACGTGTCATCTGGAAACATTATACAGCTACAGCGAGGCACCGGGCAGAGCAGATCCTGTAAACCCGTAATGTAAAAGTTTTTTCCCTCCTTTTTCTCCTCACGCTTCTTCTTCCTTGGGACGCATGCATGATCAAACTCAAACTCTAGCCGGACAGAACGGTGCCGCTCCGGCCTGCTGCCTGCTCCGGTCCGCTGCTTGCTCCAGCGACACTCTGGCGCCGCTGTGGCCCGCCACGTGCTCCGACAATGCTCCGGCCAGCCGCTACCGAGCTCCTCCGCCTGCTCGCTGCTCGCATGCGGTGTCAAGGCCCCTGCTCTGACCGACCGCTATCGAGCTTCTCTGCCTGCTCGTTGCTCGTGTGCGGTGTCGCCAACCCCCTGCTCCGGCGTTGACCGCTTTACAGGTTCCCTTAAGAACGACTCGAAAACTCGAAATATGAGGCATGGTTGCTCCAATATACGAAATCGGTAAAAGAAAACACGGGATCTGCCATTTAGAGGATCTATTCGGTGCGTTCTGTGCAAATTTAAAGGTTTGACTTGCTCTTAGCCCAGTGTACTACAAACGTATCGACGGCCCATTCGCCAAAAAAGAAGTGCCAGTCCCGTGGGTTTCAATCCCCTCCCCGGCCCATTCGCCATCACTCCCCCATCCCCTCCCCCGTGCTCGACGGCGCCGCCGGAGCTTTCTTCTGCCGCCGCGCCATGTCCACCCCAGCTGCTCGATCTCGCCCCTCGGAGGACGGACGGATCAGGTACGTAGAGTATGCATCGCCATGAATCATCGCGACCTTCCTCTCCCTTCTTCACCCGATCCCCTAACCTTATCCCCCATCGTTGTGTGTGCAGGTCCTCCTCTTCTCCTCCCAGCGGCAGCGAGACGGCGGCCGAGAGACTCACCGACGACCTCCTCGTTGAGATCCTCTCGCGCGTGCCCGCCAAGTCGCTCTGCCGCTTCAAGTGCGTCTCCAAGCACTGGCTCGGCCTCACCAACGACCGCAACTACCGCCGGAAGCTCCCCCAGACCCTGACCGGCTTCTACCAGGGGAATCAATTGGTAGATTCAGCTCTCCCCTTCACCAATGTCTCGGGGAGCCGCCATCTCACATATCCCGCCTTCCTGTCCAACCGCCGGCGGGTCAAGGTCATGGACTGCTGTAATGGCCTCCTTCTCTGCTCCTCATACGTTGCCGGCAACCATGGCGACGAGTTCCGGTACCTTGTGTGCAATCCCGCCACAGAGGAATGGGCCGAGTTGCCGTACTGCGGCTATTCCGGCCTGGTGGCTACTGAACGCTTGTGTTTTGATCCTGCCGTGTCCCCTCATTTCCATGTGTTTTTATTGCCGGGGGCGTGTATGGAGGACCAACATGGCTACTGTCTTACCGGAGTGCATGTCTATTCATCTGAAACCGGGAGTTGGGTTCATAAGGAGAAGAGATGGAGCGGCACTATTGATGTCGCTAATGATCGGTCAACTGTTTATCTTAATGGTTATCTGCATTTCTGCGCCATTGTTGATGGTTCTGACGGTCGTCTAGCTGCAGTGGACAAGGAGGGGGAAGCAAGGACTAACTTCTATGTTCCTGATGGTCTGGATGTTGGTTTTATTCAGCTGTCACAGGGCTGCCTGCATTATGCTGGTTTTGACACAGATGATGATAATGTCATTCGACTGCTAGTTTATGTTCTTAAAGACTATGACCGCAAAGAGTGGATACTGAAGCATAGCGTCGAAACTTCACATTTGCTTGGAGGGCGACACATAGATTACCTTGATGAGGACTTCGATTGGATTGCAATTCATCCAGAATGTGACTTGATCTTATTTGTTGTGGCCCAGGAGGATATCACATTCATGTGCTATGATGTGGATAGTGGACAAGTTAATGTGCTCTGCAATCTTGAAGATAGCCAGCAGGCATATTTTCCGTATGTGCCACTATATGAAGAGTTACAATCGTTGCACAAGTGACGTCTTATGTGTGCTATGATATGGATAATGGACAAGTTAAAGTGATCTGCAATCTTGAAGGCGAGCTGCCATATTCTCAATATGTGCCGCTATATGAAGAGCTACAATCGTTGCACAAGTGATGTCTTATTCATGCTATGGAGCAGTGGGCATGGTATGTCTGCTTGAATTTGGTCCTCCTTTCTCTGATGTATGCATGTGTTTAAGTTTGGAGCAATGCTGGTTCGTTCTGGGGGCACTGCGGCTGATTTCTCTCTCGGACTAGTTATTCAAAGTTTCAATGCACCTTCTGTTGTGTGTACTTGTTTTGTCTTGGCAGATCAATGGTTCTGGACAACGGGAGATTGTGATAACACTTTGGATGATCACATTATCACTTCTTTTGGTGCTATGTTTGCCCTATCTTTTAAATAGGTTATTTTATTAGCAGAACATCACAGCCACAATGATGCTGTTGATAGGAAATGTCATAATGTTCATCCTCCTGTTAGATAACTTTTGACACAAAATTGCTTCAGAAGACTACAAAGGCATCCTCTTTATCTATGGGTTTTGTTCGCATAGGTAGGTTTAAAGAGTTTAAAATAAGCGACACCGGGCACTTACCATGTTAGTCTTGACTATAATGGTGCACATACACTCCAGTCCAACACAATTTTGCTGTGTTAATAAGAGGTAATTTGACTTACCACTGAAGGGTTTGCCTAGCGGGACTATGTTCAACTCTTTTGGACGATTGATGCTGAGAAGGTCATTATCGAAACTAATTTCTTTAGCTGGTCAACCTATGTACGGCAAGTATTTCgagcagagctgcaatcttgttccTATGCACATTCAGGAGCTTAGTAGGGTCTTTTCTTTTTTTGATTTAGTTCATGTAAAACAAAAAGGCAATGTGGCAGCCCACCAAACTGCTAAATAATCTTTTCATACTGGTCCTTTGTGTGTCCTGATCTCCCAGGTCCTGGTCTTCCTTGGACCCTGTATTCAGCAAGATTGTAACCTTGCCAACTTATTGACATAAACTTGGTTCTAGAAAATGAGGAAATAAGATTGCACGGGATCGAAAGCTAATTTCAGACATTGTTCTGTTGAAAGTTAGAGCAAATCAAAGCTACTGCTGTAATAGAATTGTATTAGGTTGCTGCGCTAATGATATGTGTTCCATACTTTTTAGTTGTCAGCTAGCCCAGGTAAAGCAATTGGTACGGTTAGAGAACTAATGGTGAAACGTTACTTGCAATACAAGTTCTTTCTGTTATCAACACATATAGTCCATGGTTATGAATAGGCTGACATTGAAGAAGAAAAGAAGCACAACACATATAGTCCATGGTTATGATGTACATAGTTTCTCTGATCCAAATTCTGGTCAACAAAACAAACAATTTTAGAGCTAGGAACCCAACTGGTTTCAGTTTGTGAAAAGGACATTGAAATGACTATAAGTATTGTTCTAAAATATTGCAACCTCACCCTACTTTTGTATGCATGTTGTCAGTGGTGCTCAAACCAAATAGCACCTGCTGTTTTGTTATGTTGCGTCTGGTCCATGCTAAGGGGTATTTTTTGATATATTACTGTATATCTTTTCTCTAGAGTTTATGAATAAATCAAATAGCACATGCGCCACCCATATCAACATGGATTAGTGACCCATGTCTTTgttaaactagatgataccccacacgttgttgcgggaatattttgCAACATATTTCAATGTGATTCGTTGGatgaaacatgaatatttgaagTAATAATATAAAAGGTTAAAACTAAAAATACCTATAATTTATTTGTTTGAGTACCATATAGTTGTAAAATGTTTATCAAACTAGACGATTCTCACTCAGGTAGATCAGTTCTAAAATGACACTGAATGTGTGTGGCCCAACAACATATGACTTCAAGAATCTACTGCTAGTCTGTAGCAAGATTGTAAAATTATATCAAAAGACTAATTAGGCAGTAGCTAGACTTCATCACCTCTCCAAAGTTGGCCCATATACTGGTTCAGTATAGATAAGAAAACACTCGGACTGAAAGAAAATAAATGGGAAATTAAAAAAAAAATTGGCTGCCATGTATGAGAAAGGCAAGCGGAAGCCATTGTCATCAACACCAAAGAGTTTCACCTAAAAATGCAAGCAAGTGTTTTGCAAGTCATAATCGTTCGACAAAGGATGGAGAAAAAAAAGTAGTATGACAGATGAGGGACGCCTTTGGGCTGACCGGGGCTATTATGGCAGGTGCTTCACTCGGGTTGGGATTTGCCGGCGCCTCCATACCGGAGCATCATGATGCATCTAGCTTACCTGAGCTGAAGCAAGTGCCAGGGGATTGGCATCCGACTTGTAGAAGCCGGCGTGCCGAGCAGCGTCGAAGTCCCAGAGGATGGGACCCAGGGTCCGCAAAAAGTCGAcgccgaggatgaagtcgaagcagcccaagtcGATGCGGATGCACGTGATGGTGAAGTGCTCGCCGCCGACGATGATGGGAACATGCCACGTAATCCCCTGGCAGTGGAGGCGATCACCGTTAGCCACGGTAACCTTAAGTTGCTCCCCGCCCGTCGGCTGGAGTGCCAAGCGACGCATGGTCGACGCTGGCAGGAAGTTATGGGTGGAGCCCGTATCCAGAAGTGCGAGGAGACGCTTGTCGTGGATCATCACCGGCAGCAGCATAGTCTTCTCCTCTCGTATACCCGCTAGGGAATGGAGGGAGACCACGAGGGAGGTCGCCGGAGCGGGTGCCGGTGCTACCTCCGTGGCGTTTGGGGCGGGCAGATCGCCGAGCACGTCGGTGGCGGTGTCCTCCTCGATGTAATCCGCAGCCTCCAAGTAAAAGAGCCGCGGACAGACATGGCCCGAAACGTAGGGCTCGTCTCAGTTGTATCACAGACCCTGGCGACGGCGCTCGAGCTGCTCGGCCGAGGTGAGCCGACGGAAAGGGCGTGGCACCGCGGCATCCTGGGCAAGACACCGCGGCAGCCTGGGCAGGACGCCCCAGCGCTGGTGGTATCGGTGGCGGCCGGGCGGGCACCCCGGGATGGTGATGCCTGCTGGATGACCACCGCGCGGCGCTCGAAGCACCAgcatagtacatggccgtctggaggtcATGTGGGCCCCGCATCTCCATGTCCACGCGGATATGATCTGGCAGACCACCAATGAAAAGCTCGGCCCGCTGGCGAGCGGTCATGCCGGGCACGGGGCACGCCCGGACCTGGAAGCGGTGGGCGAAGTCCTGCACCGTCGAGGTGAAGGGTAGGCGCCCAAGCTCTACCAACCGTCTCACGCGTATCGGTGGCCCGAAGAGCAAGAGGCAAAGCTCGCGAAAGATCTCCCATGGGGGCATGCCTCCCTCGTCCTGCTCAAGGGCGTAATACCACGTCTGGGTGGTGCCTCGTAGATGATAGGAGGCGATCCAGGTGCGGTCGGATGCGAGCGTGCGTTGCCCCCTGAAAAAATGGTGGCACTGATTGAGCCAATTCAGGGGGTCCACAGTGCCGTCGTAGGTGGCGAACTCAAGCTTGGAGAAGCACGGCGGTGTCTGACCGTGGACAATGGAGGGGTACACTTCATCTGCATGGAGCAACAAGGACGACGGTGCCGAGTAGGTGGGATTGAGGGAGGCACCCTGGAAGAGGGGCCCGACGACGCCAACGTATGGGTCGGCGAAGCCCGGGCACCCGCCGAACAGGATGGGTGGGGGTGGCGCCGGCGAGGACAACATGTGCGGATTTCCCGAAGCCATGGTGTAGACCGGGGCGGAGGACCCGGTCAGCCAGGCCGGCAGCGGAGACGGTGACGGGGGAAACTGAACCTAGTGGATGGGTACCCCAGATGTTGTCATCGGAAGGCTCGGCCCCGAGGTTTCTGGCGGCGATGGTTGCGACAACTGTAGTTGTTGCGGCAGCGGTAGGCTAGGGGCGACTGCAGGCGCCGGGGGTGGCGGCTGGCACGGAAGCTGTGGCGGCTCGGTGATGGCGATGACGGAACGGGCGGCTGCGGCCCATAGGGCCCTGTGAGGAAGAGGCGGATGCCCTGGACAGCCTGAGTGAGGTCGCGAAGCGCTGCCGACATCTCCTCTGGGGTGAGGATGCACGGGGGAGGGGGGGCACGGGCGACCTCCTGCCAGCGGAGGAGATTGGCCTGGCCAAGGACGGCGTACCGGCCGCGGAGGTCATCGGCGACGAAGAGGCGATCGGCGGCGGGAGGGAAGGAGTGGGCGGCGGCGCAGACATGATCGAGCCTGAGACACCTAATACCAGATTGATAGGAACCTGGTCCCTAGCTACGAGGACGAGTTCTTAGATTATAGGGGTGGAAGGAGGGTTGGCGCGGCGGAAGGTGCGACCGACGGCGCTGGGGCGCCGTGATCGAGAGAGAGAGTGCTTCTGCAAATATAATCCTCGAAATACGATAATTTGGCTAAGCCCCTAAAATGATAAGATAACTTGGGCCAGGCCCCTAATTACCTGCACCAgtgggcctcctccggctatactgTAGGCCGGTCATAACGCGTGTCCTCTTCCCGCTCTttctcgcctccgccgtcgccgggccaccatgccgccgcgccgccgggaaACTTTTGGCTACCGCGGCTTCCGCGAGCGCCCTCCGACTTTTTCACCGCCAAAATCCGGTTCGGCGAGATGCGCCTCAGCCTTGGCACTTTCGATGCCAGCCACGAGGCCGCCCGCACGTACGACGcgacggcgtggcgcctccggcggcCTTGTAGGGACATGAACTTCCCCGAGGtggcgacgcgggagcgggcgtagGAGCTCGCGCCTTCCCTGCGGCTTATCACTGATAAGGATCGTCGCAACAAACAAAGGCGGGAGCactgtctcggcatcgccgagatggacgaggaagccatggcgcagtGGCGCTAACACTTCCCGTAGTCATCATCAACGAgcacgagttctacgcgcaaaggagggcggagcaaACCTCCTATCACGAGGACAGGCGTACGCAGAAGGCGGCCGCTCAATTCAACATCGATTCGAGCTAGGAGCATCGTCGACCTGGGactccgacgacgatcggtatcttgaTGCCTTCATTGAGATGTCGGAGGAGGACTTCACCGAGGGGAGTCGGAGTCGAAGGAGGACGACGAGTAGTATTCGGAGTCGGAGTAGATGAACTCTCTTGTTGACCTATCTGTGTTGAACTAGCTATGTATCGTTTTTATCTATGTATCGTTTTATTTATTAATCTATCTATGCTATCGTTTTTGCATACGTACACGTTGTATCTTTAGCGcttctgctggagcggcgcgcgcgcaaTTTTTTGCTCGGCCGCTGGAACCAGCGCTCTGCGGCGCGCGAAAAGTTACTATTTCCTGCGCTGTAAATATATTTAGCGCGCCGTACGGTTACGCGCCTGTTGAAGATACTCTTACACCATGATGCATCTAGCTTACCGGAGCTGAAGCAAGGGCCAGGGGATTGTCATCCGATCTTGTAGAAGCCGGCGTGCCGAGCAGCTGGCAGAACACAACACCGACCCGTTGGTGGCAAATGGTGAATAGTAAGGATGAAGTGtttaggtattatagatataaATAACATGACAGATGAAAATTTCATGTATGTCCGCATGTTGGGATGTCTTTTTTTTATGCATGTTTCATGATGAAgtgacatgcttgcatgttgagagacatATGATAATGGGGTAAGCCTTTTCTCATGCATGTTTTGCGATGATGTGGCATGCTTGTATGTTGAGAAAAATAGTTAGTGGGTGCTAGCTATTTAAATAcagaagatactccctccgtcccataatatatgaATGTGTTTCAAGCTATGTTAGCTGGGAAAATGTTTCTATATTACGGGACAGAGAGAGTAAATTACTCTGTGTATTTCGCATAATCATATTCCAATGGTATATTTTCAACCGAACTCAAATAATTTGGATCTTTAGTCTGAGGGAGTCGGCGTCCTATGCCTCTATTGCTCAACATATTTATTTATCTTGTTTCCTGCGTACAACGTTTTAAAGAAAATCAAAAGAATTGGACTGACAAGTTAAAGCAAGTAAAGCAATCGAACGTATTTATTTAGCTTGTTTCCTGAATACATAGTTTGGTTTAAAGAAAATCAAAAGAATTGGACCGACAAGTTAAAGCAAATAAAGCAAATAGGCCGGTCCGCCCCATCTCCGATGGCCTCTAGGCCATGCAGGTGCGGAGGATCTCGGCCTTTCGCCGGCAGGAGGGACTTTGTTCTCGTTCTTGTTAGGTTCAGTTTCTTGGTTGGGGTTGTGTGGTGGCGGCGATGCCCTTAGTAGGAATGATGTCTCCCACGTTCTACCCCGTCTGGATGGTGCGTCTAGCGTCActggagggcgtgtggaggtgtgtctctgtcAGATCTCGCAGGATTTGATTGGtgctggtcttcggtggatctATTTGGGTCTGGTCTTCGTCTTTGTCCGGGTGTTTACATGTTTGATTCTTCTGATCTATGACTTTCTTCATCATAGATGATTGCTACTATGGGGCGCTGGTCCTATAGGGCCTTAATTAGCATGAGTGCACGACAAGATCGACTTCGCAACTGTTTACTACAAGGTTTGCCTGGATCCGCTGAAGGAGGAGCGATGAtggtggcgcgccttcggctctctccaatgcttgtagtcgtcgctaagtGGTCTACGGATATGATTGTAATTTTGTTTACCTCTGTTGTTTTTTCTACTACCATGATTTAAGATGAATAGTTTGGAAGTTTTTTGCAAAAACAAAAGTTAAAGCAAGTAGTACAAAACACAAATAATAGGGTGATCACATGACGCGTGGTTCCTAGTTTTGTAAAAAAAAAAGAGGTTATTTACGATTCTTAAGGAAAATTTGAAAAATGGAAAGAATTGCAAGTTAAAAGGAGAATATGTTGGCAAATAGTAAGATAAAAGcaccttgttatgctaatcataTCAATTTTAGTAAGAAAGGGAAGCTAACATATTCTTGTTCAACAAAAAACTCAATAACCAAAATTAATAATTGTTTCATGTCTGAGTATGACCTCTCACAAAATCTGTTTGCCTGGCTACATGCCTACAGAAAAAAGAAGGATATTTTGTATAAAGGGTGGATTTAATTGACTCAAAAGGAAGCAACAAGAGGATACAAACACAACAAGCACACACCCAACCTCTATATtactaggatgcacacaaccaacaacacacacacacaaagaattAAGTTGACAAAAAGAGCAAAATCATGCTAGATTGTATCTAGGCCTAGGTGGAACGAAAGCTCGAAACTCGACGAACTAAAGAATGACCATCTACACCGGCCATCTCTTGGACAACACAAGGACAATGTAAAGGTTCTCCAGCAGCAATACCTCCAAGAAGGGAATGCCGCTCATAGGCCATGTCATCGGATCCGACCACCGAAGGCCAGTGGCGGAGCNNNNNNNNNNNNNNNNNNNNNNNNNNNNNNNNNNNNNNNNNNNNNNNNNNNNNNNNNNNNNNNNNNNNNNNNNNNNNNNNNNNNNNNNNNNNNNNNNNNNNNNNNNNNNNNNNNNNNNNNNNNNNNNNNNNNNNNNNNNNNNNNNNNNNNNNNNNNNNNNNNATCTCCAACCCAAAGTGAAATGTGCGCAAAACACATGCATGTCACTGTCTCATAACAAAATATTGATTTCTCTCAGTTACTTGAGGTTTTCCTCCTGTCTCCTTCAAATTTCCGCAATCGAGAGGTGGCAGTGGTGCGCATCAAGTAGAAGCAGAGCCTGTTGCAATCCATCGATTCGTGTTGCACCTCTGCCGTTCTTGCCGAGAGACTCCGCCGAGAGAGTCGATTCATCTATCGGTCAGCCAATGTCAAGTTCACGTGCAGGTGTATATACGTGTGCTAGTGCTTGTTATAATGCAACTTGTACTACTAGAAGGTCAAAGCCACCATATATATGATGTACATGAGGATGCCAAAAGTCAAGAATACGCTGAAGACGCTGTAGGAGACAATGATACAGAGAGACAAGCAGCAAGCACCGAGCGACGACGCATGTGCGAGACGGGACCAATATAGGGAACACTGTCAGAAGTCGGCGGGCAGTGACATAGATGCTGGGATGGAAACCTCATATCCATTTCTTTACTCTCTTTTGTATCCTCTATACACTAAGAAACAACCAGTGGAATGGACCCAAAACAGCGGAATCAATGGGTTGAACGAAGTATTAGCGCTCACTCGCGAGGCAGATAGCCAGCGGGCTAACTCCAAAAGCAGGAGCGGAGACCAGGGCGCTCGATCCATAGGACGAGAAGGGCACCGCCTCGATCGAGGGTAGCCCAATCGCGAGCGGGTCCCGATCTGCGCGTGCAAGGGCGACCGGGTGTCCAGAGGACGCCCACGACTGGAGTCGGCGACGGGGTGTGGAGAGTGCGCTCTCGCCTGGagccggcggcggc
It contains:
- the LOC119338819 gene encoding F-box protein At5g07610-like codes for the protein MSTPAARSRPSEDGRIRSSSSPPSGSETAAERLTDDLLVEILSRVPAKSLCRFKCVSKHWLGLTNDRNYRRKLPQTLTGFYQGNQLVDSALPFTNVSGSRHLTYPAFLSNRRRVKVMDCCNGLLLCSSYVAGNHGDEFRYLVCNPATEEWAELPYCGYSGLVATERLCFDPAVSPHFHVFLLPGACMEDQHGYCLTGVHVYSSETGSWVHKEKRWSGTIDVANDRSTVYLNGYLHFCAIVDGSDGRLAAVDKEGEARTNFYVPDGLDVGFIQLSQGCLHYAGFDTDDDNVIRLLVYVLKDYDRKEWILKHSVETSHLLGGRHIDYLDEDFDWIAIHPECDLILFVVAQEDITFMCYDVDSGQVNVLCNLEDSQQAYFPYVPLYEELQSLHK